TTAACGACATTTCCCGAAGGATACTGTTCAGCCAATCCGTAAACAACAATTCACAATCCGGGGCCTCACACTTCACCATTACCCGGGTGGATTGAGCCACTCGCTCCAAGGGCACCATGACGGACACCATCGCCATCCCCGCCTGTTCAAAGGCTGACTCCAGAGTAGCCCCAAACCCACGGACTCCAATATCCGCCTGATGTTCAAAATGTTCCCAACTCGTAGTCATATTTCAAACTCCCCTTCAGGTCATGTTACCAGGGCAGACGCATCTAAATTGCAGGATTTCTGGCCATTTTGGCTCAATCTGAC
The DNA window shown above is from bacterium and carries:
- a CDS encoding archease encodes the protein MTTSWEHFEHQADIGVRGFGATLESAFEQAGMAMVSVMVPLERVAQSTRVMVKCEAPDCELLFTDWLNSILREMSLRRMVFSRFCVKIQEGRLRGELWGEAVDSDRHEPSVEVKAATYYALKVGQDAQGQWMAQCVVDV